Proteins from a genomic interval of Zonotrichia leucophrys gambelii isolate GWCS_2022_RI chromosome 5, RI_Zleu_2.0, whole genome shotgun sequence:
- the SYT12 gene encoding synaptotagmin-12, translating into MDTGHVSRSRFSVASSPPRWEIGLYAAGALALLGIAAINLWKLWRSGSYPAPSPFPNYDYRYLEQKYGAACPDIRNKRGLAPGSQRAPGRSSSSRKSSLRAEDTLESIQELGSLELMGRDLGLAHYGPLRKSISADSLNSISSIGNNFGQDFTVGQVEVCMEYDARAAALHVTLLQGKDLLEKEDARFESCFMRISLLPAEQIVGISRIQRSSYSVAFDERFSVPLDPAALEENSLRFSVFGVDEDERSVSTGVAELKLSDLELATRPFNAWLYLQDTNKAVDTVGEILLSLSYLPTAERLTVVVVKAKNLVWSNGKVTADPFVKVYLLQDGRKISKKKTAVKRGDTNPVFNEAMIFSVPAIVLQELSLRVTVAESGEDGRGDNTGHVLIGPAASGMGTTHWNQMLATLRKPVSMWHPLRRN; encoded by the exons ATGGACACCGGGCACGTGAGCAGATCCCGCTTCAGCG TGGCCTCCAGCCCCCCGCGCTGGGAGATCGGGCTCTACGCCGCCGGCGCCTTGGCGCTGCTGGGAATCGCAGCCATCAACCTGTGGAAGCTGTGGCGCTCCGGGAGCTACCCGGCCCCGTCCCCCTTCCCCAACTATGACTACCGGTACCTGGAGCAGAAGTACGGAGCGGCGTGCCCGGACATCAGGAACAAG CGAGGGCTGGCCCCGGGCTCGCAGCGGGCTCCAGGCCGGAGCTCTTCGTCCCGCAAGAGCAGCCTGAGGGCAGAGGACACCTTGGAGAGcatccaggagctgggcagcctggagctgatGGGCAGAGACCTGGGCCTGGCCCACTACGGCCCCCTGCGGAAATCCATCTCGGCCGACTCGCTCAACTCCATCTCGTCCATCGGGAACAACTTCGGGCAGGATTTCACGGTGGGGCAGGTGGAGGTGTGCATGGAGTACGACGCGAGGGCGGCCGCCCTGCACGTCACGCTGCTGCAGGGCAAGGAcctgctggagaaggaggaCGCGCGCTTCGAGTCGTGCTTCATGCGGATCAGCCTCCTGCCGGCCGAGCAGATCGTCGGCATCTCCCGG ATCCAGAGGAGCTCCTACTCGGTGGCGTTCGACGAGCGCTTCTCGGTGCCGCTGGACCCGGCGGCGCTGGAGGAGAACAGCCTGCGCTTCTCCGTCTTCGGCGTGGACGAGGATGAGCGCAGCGTCAGCACCGGCGTGGCCGAGCTCAAGCTCTCCGACCTGGAGCTGGCCACGCGCCCCTTCAACGCCTGGCTCTACCTGCAGGACACCAACAAG GCGGTGGACACGGTGGGGGAGatcctgctctccctgagctACCTGCCCACGGCCGAGCGGCTCACTGTGGTGGTGGTCAAAGCCAAGAACCTGGTGTGGAGCAATGGGAAGGTGACTGCAG ATCCCTTCGTCAAGGTGTACCTGCTGCAGGACGGGAGGAAGATCAGCAAGAAGAAGACAGCGGTGAAGAGGGGAGACACCAACCCCGTGTTCAACGAGGCCATGATCTTCTCCGTGCCCGCCATCGTGCTCCAG gagctgtccctgcgCGTGACGGTGGCCGAGAGCGGCGAGGACGGGCGCGGTGACAACACGGGCCATGTGCTGATCGGGCCGGCGGCCAGCGGCATGGGCACCACGCACTGGAACCAGATGCTGGCCACGCTCCGCAAGCCCGTCTCCATGTGGCACCCGCTGCGCAGGAATTAG